A portion of the Veillonellaceae bacterium genome contains these proteins:
- the trpE gene encoding anthranilate synthase component I, with product MKIRPSYPEFKAAAAQYNVIPVRDIIAADMETPITVYYKVVGQDRGFMLESAESSRNFGRYSFIGAQPFALFTGRPKAAEIIQSGVSLTVPGNPLAALEKYMKNYSAAELDKLPPFAGGAAGYFAYETVATWERNRFIKLPDDMVLAELMFCRVNIVFDHLYNTIEIIYLAEVSEGSDLELLYHQAVDQIKDIISKLQKPLSEVSDFAVKHSMSTNNYAGSKVDRDKYIAMVERAKEFIAAGDVFQVVLSQRFSREIKCQPFSIYRRLRRLNPSPYMFYFNFGRRQIIGTSPEMLVKVTDGRVETCPIAGTRPRGRTSTEDSLLAEQLLNDVKEKAEHAMLVDLGRNDIGRVSEPGTVMVDQLMQVEKFSHVMHLVSKVSGKLDYKYTPIAALGACFPAGTVSGAPKVRAMELISDLEREYRGAYAGAVGYLDFQGNIDTCITIRTMVIDGTAASIRTGAGIVADSIPENEYQEIRHKAQALFKVLEGDDEIDIADR from the coding sequence ATGAAAATACGGCCATCTTATCCTGAATTTAAAGCGGCAGCAGCGCAGTATAATGTAATCCCCGTTCGCGATATTATTGCTGCCGATATGGAAACACCTATTACGGTTTATTATAAGGTTGTCGGCCAAGACCGCGGCTTTATGCTGGAAAGCGCTGAAAGCTCCCGGAATTTCGGACGGTATTCATTTATCGGCGCTCAGCCGTTTGCATTATTCACTGGCAGACCAAAGGCTGCTGAAATTATACAGTCCGGTGTAAGCCTTACTGTTCCCGGAAACCCGCTTGCAGCTTTGGAAAAGTATATGAAAAATTACTCAGCAGCTGAGTTAGATAAGCTGCCGCCGTTCGCCGGCGGCGCGGCCGGCTATTTCGCCTATGAAACCGTAGCTACATGGGAACGGAACCGGTTTATCAAACTGCCGGACGATATGGTTTTAGCTGAATTAATGTTTTGCCGCGTAAATATTGTTTTCGATCATCTTTATAACACTATCGAAATTATTTATCTGGCGGAAGTTTCAGAAGGGTCAGACTTAGAACTGCTCTACCATCAAGCCGTTGACCAAATAAAGGATATAATTTCAAAGCTGCAAAAGCCGCTAAGCGAAGTTAGTGATTTTGCGGTTAAACACAGTATGTCTACTAATAACTATGCTGGGAGTAAAGTCGACCGGGATAAGTATATTGCTATGGTAGAAAGGGCTAAGGAGTTTATAGCTGCCGGAGATGTTTTCCAGGTTGTGCTCTCACAGCGGTTCAGCCGCGAAATTAAATGCCAACCATTTTCAATTTATCGCAGGCTGAGGCGGCTTAATCCATCGCCATATATGTTTTATTTCAATTTTGGCCGTCGTCAGATAATCGGTACTTCCCCAGAAATGTTGGTCAAAGTAACTGACGGCAGAGTAGAGACTTGTCCAATCGCCGGAACGAGGCCGCGCGGCAGAACGTCGACAGAGGATTCCCTGCTTGCCGAGCAGCTGCTTAACGATGTAAAGGAAAAGGCCGAACATGCCATGCTGGTTGATTTAGGGCGAAATGATATCGGCCGGGTAAGCGAACCTGGCACGGTTATGGTCGATCAGCTTATGCAAGTGGAAAAGTTCTCGCATGTAATGCACTTGGTTTCTAAAGTGTCCGGCAAACTTGATTACAAGTACACGCCGATAGCCGCTTTAGGGGCGTGTTTCCCGGCCGGGACAGTAAGCGGGGCGCCTAAGGTGCGGGCAATGGAACTAATCAGCGACCTTGAACGGGAGTATCGCGGAGCCTATGCCGGCGCAGTCGGCTATCTCGATTTTCAAGGCAATATTGATACTTGTATTACCATTCGGACGATGGTAATTGACGGCACTGCAGCGTCTATCCGGACCGGAGCCGGCATTGTTGCTGATTCAATACCGGAAAATGAATACCAGGAAATTAGACATAAAGCCCAAGCTCTATTTAAAGTTCTGGAAGGAGATGACGAAATTGATATTGCTGATAGATAA
- the trpC gene encoding indole-3-glycerol phosphate synthase TrpC, whose protein sequence is MLDKIVRRKKAEVECQKITNPLAVMRCQIERGEFAFSNGLSHDWNLIAECKLSSPVKGRLSQSYSVVELAEIYIANGAAAISVHTDRHFCGKLGDIKAVKQVSSLPVLRKDFIIDEYQIYQALHAGADAILLIAAILSSYQLEKYIDIASGLGLDALVEVHNLEELKIVHKTSARLIGINNRDLRTFKTNIENTFSLAQYFNPAKIYISESGIKSEADAIRLKNSGVRGVLVGEGLVTEDDVAAKTREISLLNSNGGNSNA, encoded by the coding sequence ATGCTTGATAAGATAGTAAGACGAAAAAAAGCCGAGGTTGAGTGTCAGAAAATAACAAATCCGCTTGCCGTTATGCGCTGTCAAATAGAGCGGGGCGAGTTTGCTTTTAGCAATGGTCTTAGTCATGACTGGAACCTAATAGCCGAATGCAAACTCTCATCACCGGTTAAAGGCCGGCTTTCTCAAAGTTATTCGGTTGTTGAATTGGCTGAAATATATATTGCTAACGGCGCAGCCGCTATTTCGGTTCACACTGATCGTCATTTTTGCGGAAAGCTTGGGGATATCAAAGCCGTTAAGCAGGTTTCCAGCCTGCCGGTACTGCGTAAGGACTTTATTATTGATGAATATCAAATATATCAGGCTCTTCATGCCGGAGCTGACGCAATCTTGCTAATAGCCGCGATTTTATCGTCATATCAGCTTGAAAAATATATCGATATTGCGAGTGGATTGGGGCTTGACGCTTTGGTGGAAGTCCATAATCTTGAGGAATTAAAGATTGTTCATAAAACGTCAGCACGGCTGATTGGTATTAATAATCGTGACCTTAGAACTTTCAAAACTAATATAGAAAATACGTTTTCATTGGCACAGTATTTTAACCCGGCAAAAATCTATATCAGTGAAAGCGGGATTAAAAGTGAGGCTGATGCCATACGGCTCAAAAACAGCGGAGTGCGCGGCGTTCTCGTTGGCGAGGGTCTGGTCACCGAGGACGATGTAGCAGCCAAGACTCGCGAAATCTCACTATTAAATAGTAACGGAGGTAATAGCAATGCCTGA
- a CDS encoding electron transfer flavoprotein subunit beta/FixA family protein, producing the protein MEIIVCIKQVPGTSEVEVDPETGVLKREGIDSKMNPYDLYALETAMRIKEQNGAKVSVVSMGPPQASVIIEEAFMMGADEGILLSDRKFAGADVLATAYTISQGLKALGNPDIIICGKQTTDGDTAQVGPEVAEFLGIPHIANVKKVIEVKDKSITVEMDMAHTVEIAEMQYPCLITVEKDVGQPRLPSFRLKLETKGRKIPILSLKDFPDKDEKKYGLNGSPTRVLRIFSPEANTDRETWRGSSDELSQKLARKLQELKFV; encoded by the coding sequence TTGGAAATTATTGTGTGCATTAAGCAAGTTCCAGGAACTTCTGAAGTTGAAGTAGACCCGGAAACTGGGGTGCTGAAACGCGAGGGTATTGATTCAAAAATGAATCCTTATGATCTGTATGCGTTAGAAACAGCCATGCGCATCAAGGAACAAAACGGAGCCAAAGTAAGTGTTGTCAGCATGGGACCGCCGCAGGCATCGGTAATAATCGAAGAAGCTTTTATGATGGGCGCTGATGAAGGTATTCTTTTATCCGACCGTAAATTTGCCGGCGCTGATGTTTTGGCTACAGCATATACCATCTCTCAAGGCTTAAAAGCTCTAGGCAACCCGGATATAATTATTTGCGGCAAGCAGACTACCGACGGCGACACGGCTCAAGTTGGCCCGGAAGTAGCTGAGTTTTTGGGTATACCTCATATAGCTAATGTTAAAAAGGTTATCGAAGTAAAAGATAAATCGATTACGGTTGAGATGGATATGGCTCATACGGTAGAAATAGCTGAAATGCAGTATCCGTGTTTAATAACTGTTGAAAAAGATGTAGGTCAGCCACGGCTGCCGTCGTTCCGCTTGAAATTAGAGACAAAAGGGCGCAAAATTCCAATTTTGAGCCTGAAAGATTTTCCTGACAAGGATGAAAAGAAATATGGCCTAAACGGTTCGCCCACTCGCGTATTAAGAATATTCTCGCCTGAAGCCAATACCGATCGTGAAACTTGGCGAGGCAGTTCAGATGAACTATCACAAAAGTTAGCCCGTAAATTGCAGGAACTAAAATTTGTCTAG
- the trpB gene encoding tryptophan synthase subunit beta, producing MPDKNGRFGQYGGRFVPETVMPALYELEENYLKLKQAPAFREELRFYLKEYAGRPTGLYFAEKLTEYYGRGKIYLKREDLLHTGAHKINNAIGQALLARQMGKNRLVAETGAGQHGVATATVAALFGMECRVFMGEEDMKRQALNVFRMKLLGTEVVPVVSGSGTLKDATNEAIRYWVTNIRDTHYIIGSVVGPHPYPQIVRDFQAIIGEETKLQTKEIVGRLPDYVVACVGGGSNAMGMFYPFRNDNDVVKIGIEAAGKGIGTYAHAASLTLGRPGVLHGAFSYLLQDDDGQVIPAYSVSAGLDYPGVGPEHAFFKDSGIVSYEAVDDEAAIAAFRRLARLEGIIPALESSHALAYLEELMLRTAQNDVIVVCLSGRGDKDVQMAASLMEGL from the coding sequence ATGCCTGACAAAAATGGCCGCTTTGGGCAATACGGCGGACGGTTTGTACCCGAGACAGTAATGCCGGCCTTATACGAGCTTGAAGAAAACTATCTAAAATTAAAACAGGCCCCGGCTTTCCGCGAGGAATTAAGGTTTTATCTAAAAGAATATGCCGGGCGTCCTACCGGGCTTTATTTTGCCGAAAAACTTACTGAATATTATGGACGCGGTAAGATCTATCTAAAACGCGAAGATCTGCTGCATACCGGGGCACATAAAATTAATAATGCAATCGGTCAAGCACTTTTGGCTCGGCAGATGGGTAAAAACCGCCTGGTAGCTGAAACTGGGGCTGGACAGCATGGCGTAGCAACGGCAACGGTAGCAGCCTTATTTGGCATGGAATGCAGAGTGTTCATGGGTGAGGAAGATATGAAGCGTCAGGCGCTTAACGTCTTTCGTATGAAACTGCTGGGAACCGAGGTGGTACCTGTTGTTAGTGGCAGCGGCACGCTCAAGGATGCTACAAATGAGGCTATTCGGTACTGGGTTACAAATATACGCGATACACATTATATTATTGGATCGGTTGTGGGCCCTCACCCATATCCGCAAATTGTTCGTGACTTCCAGGCAATTATTGGTGAAGAAACCAAATTGCAGACTAAAGAAATCGTTGGCCGTCTGCCTGATTATGTAGTAGCCTGTGTGGGTGGCGGCAGTAACGCCATGGGCATGTTCTATCCCTTTCGTAATGATAATGATGTAGTTAAGATTGGTATCGAAGCAGCGGGAAAGGGGATAGGGACATATGCGCATGCTGCCTCGCTTACACTAGGCCGCCCTGGGGTTCTGCACGGTGCTTTTAGTTATCTTTTACAGGATGATGATGGGCAAGTTATTCCTGCTTATTCAGTGTCGGCGGGGCTTGATTATCCGGGTGTCGGTCCGGAGCATGCCTTCTTCAAGGACAGCGGGATAGTTTCTTACGAGGCGGTTGATGATGAGGCAGCAATAGCCGCCTTTCGGAGACTTGCGCGGCTGGAAGGAATAATTCCGGCGCTTGAGAGTTCGCATGCTTTGGCTTATCTTGAAGAATTAATGCTGCGAACTGCGCAGAATGATGTAATTGTTGTGTGTTTATCAGGCCGTGGTGATAAAGATGTTCAGATGGCCGCGAGTTTAATGGAGGGATTATAA
- a CDS encoding TVP38/TMEM64 family protein — translation MIYSRKAVFRVACYLAVLTAAIAGVYSIGLQRLTPESIQKLVLAFGWWGPLFYMVLFTLRPLFFFPSVVFILAGAMAFGPIWGTLYGVVGATLGACLCFGLTRLLGQEKIEKMAGGCLKLSNLNNYSSAYGFRSILVTRLVPVFHWDIVSYAAGVFNVRFLDFVAATVLGAIPGAVVYNFLGYSLNHLFSPLFYVSIALVLLAAFTPLLYQMVKKR, via the coding sequence ATGATATATTCGCGCAAAGCGGTGTTTAGGGTCGCCTGTTATCTAGCAGTGTTGACTGCTGCCATAGCCGGTGTGTACAGCATCGGTCTGCAGCGCCTAACGCCGGAGTCCATTCAAAAGCTTGTCTTGGCTTTTGGCTGGTGGGGACCGTTGTTTTATATGGTTTTATTCACCCTTCGCCCGTTATTTTTCTTTCCGTCTGTTGTTTTTATTTTAGCCGGAGCTATGGCGTTCGGACCAATATGGGGTACGCTGTACGGAGTTGTTGGCGCAACACTTGGAGCTTGTTTATGTTTCGGATTAACAAGGCTGCTTGGCCAGGAAAAGATTGAAAAAATGGCAGGCGGGTGTCTTAAACTCAGTAATTTGAATAATTATTCTTCGGCGTATGGCTTTCGCAGCATATTAGTAACACGGCTAGTTCCGGTGTTTCATTGGGATATAGTCAGTTATGCCGCCGGGGTGTTCAATGTTAGGTTTTTAGATTTTGTCGCTGCAACCGTATTAGGTGCTATTCCTGGCGCAGTGGTATATAACTTTTTAGGATACTCGTTAAACCACCTTTTTTCGCCGCTGTTTTATGTATCAATAGCGCTTGTGCTATTAGCAGCCTTTACTCCTTTGTTATACCAAATGGTAAAAAAACGCTAG
- a CDS encoding tryptophan synthase subunit alpha: protein MSRINATLANLKAQGRKGLIAYVTAGCPDYLTTLDAVEKLQQAGADIVEIGIPFSDPMADGPIIQRAAAMALKSGASTSKTRKLIKNIRTKSDIPLVVMTYINTILNYGVDEFVKNFADAGIDGIIVPDLPLEECTVLESACQQNSIDLIHFAAPTTTSDRIVSISHKASGFLYCISNTGVTGVRDVDYEEINTVISLFRQHSKIPAAIGFGIGNPKTAVLAARQADAVIVGSAIMTKLMDEGVNAAAQLVADIRQALDKEYV from the coding sequence ATGTCAAGAATAAATGCCACACTGGCCAATTTAAAAGCGCAAGGCCGCAAAGGTCTAATAGCCTATGTTACAGCGGGCTGTCCCGATTATCTGACTACCTTAGATGCTGTGGAAAAATTGCAACAGGCAGGAGCCGATATAGTCGAGATTGGGATACCATTTTCTGACCCTATGGCCGATGGTCCGATAATCCAAAGAGCCGCTGCCATGGCACTTAAGTCTGGCGCATCAACGTCTAAGACACGTAAACTTATAAAGAATATCCGTACCAAATCAGATATCCCGCTCGTAGTTATGACGTATATCAATACCATTCTTAATTATGGCGTTGACGAGTTTGTAAAGAATTTTGCAGATGCAGGTATAGACGGCATAATCGTTCCTGATTTGCCGCTTGAGGAATGTACGGTACTCGAGAGTGCTTGTCAGCAAAATAGCATAGATTTAATACATTTTGCGGCACCTACTACTACAAGCGACAGAATTGTAAGCATATCGCATAAGGCGTCAGGATTTCTCTACTGTATTTCAAATACCGGTGTTACGGGGGTGCGCGATGTTGATTATGAGGAGATTAATACCGTTATAAGCCTTTTCCGTCAGCATAGCAAAATTCCGGCAGCTATCGGATTCGGTATCGGCAATCCTAAAACTGCCGTTCTTGCGGCACGGCAGGCCGATGCTGTTATTGTCGGAAGCGCAATAATGACCAAACTTATGGACGAAGGGGTTAATGCAGCAGCTCAATTAGTTGCTGATATTCGCCAAGCCCTTGATAAGGAGTATGTATGA
- a CDS encoding thiamine phosphate synthase, with amino-acid sequence MFKTLELDCRLYLVTDRELVGNKDFYESVEQAISGGVTLLQLREKSASSRDFYFVAKKIKEIAVRFNIPLIINDRLDIALAVDADGLHVGQSDLPVEVVRKLLGPDKVIGVSATNITEALAAEEGGADYLGVGAMFPTGTKSDASSVSLTEIEEIKQTVKIPVVAIGGINEGNAASVMRTGIDGISVVSAILAKDNPMLAAKKLFKIIDSVV; translated from the coding sequence ATGTTTAAAACTTTAGAACTTGATTGTCGGCTTTATTTAGTTACTGATAGAGAACTTGTAGGCAATAAGGATTTCTATGAAAGTGTAGAGCAGGCTATTAGTGGCGGCGTTACTTTGCTGCAGCTACGGGAAAAGTCTGCTTCGTCGCGGGATTTTTATTTTGTAGCCAAGAAGATAAAAGAGATCGCGGTGCGTTTTAACATACCCTTAATAATTAATGACCGCTTAGACATTGCTCTTGCTGTTGATGCTGACGGGCTACATGTCGGACAGAGTGATTTGCCGGTAGAGGTTGTCAGAAAGCTGCTAGGGCCGGATAAAGTTATTGGTGTATCAGCAACAAATATTACTGAGGCGCTAGCTGCTGAGGAAGGTGGCGCTGACTATTTAGGGGTAGGAGCAATGTTCCCAACGGGAACAAAATCTGATGCAAGCTCGGTAAGCTTGACCGAAATTGAAGAAATTAAACAAACGGTTAAAATACCGGTTGTGGCTATTGGCGGGATAAATGAAGGAAATGCCGCTTCCGTCATGAGAACGGGAATAGATGGTATATCTGTTGTTTCTGCAATATTGGCTAAAGATAATCCTATGCTTGCTGCAAAAAAATTGTTTAAAATTATAGATTCGGTTGTCTGA
- a CDS encoding aminodeoxychorismate/anthranilate synthase component II, whose amino-acid sequence MILLIDNYDSFVYNIYQCCSALGYEVRTVRNDQITLQDIEIYGYSAIIISPGPGRPDAAGMSKTVISHFAGKLPIMGICLGHQAIGEVFGGKVIRAAQPVHGKTSDIYHNGSGIYKEMPQPFTAGRYHSLVVDRASLPECLEITAKSDDDYIMGLRHKKYNIEGVQFHPESILTPQGKKLISNFLPGANNPCQI is encoded by the coding sequence TTGATATTGCTGATAGATAATTATGACTCTTTTGTCTATAACATATATCAGTGCTGCAGTGCTCTTGGCTATGAAGTCCGCACGGTAAGGAACGACCAAATTACTCTGCAGGATATTGAAATATATGGGTATTCGGCGATAATCATTTCACCCGGGCCAGGCAGGCCGGATGCAGCCGGAATGAGTAAGACGGTAATTTCTCATTTCGCCGGCAAGCTTCCTATTATGGGGATTTGTCTTGGTCACCAGGCAATCGGGGAGGTGTTTGGCGGAAAAGTAATTAGGGCAGCGCAGCCGGTTCACGGCAAGACTTCAGATATATACCATAACGGAAGCGGCATTTATAAAGAAATGCCCCAGCCCTTTACAGCCGGACGATATCATTCATTGGTTGTCGACCGGGCAAGCTTGCCTGAGTGTCTTGAGATTACAGCGAAATCAGATGATGATTATATAATGGGGCTGCGCCATAAGAAGTACAACATAGAAGGAGTTCAGTTTCATCCCGAATCGATTCTTACGCCGCAAGGCAAAAAGTTAATTAGTAACTTTTTGCCTGGGGCAAATAATCCCTGTCAGATCTAA
- a CDS encoding electron transfer flavoprotein subunit alpha, with protein MARIVVNQSLVTSPEELMKLCPFGAMEWDNEYLTINAACKMCQICVKKGPEGVFTCEIDEEAPAIDKGKWRGIAVYVDHLEGDIHPVTLELVGKAKEMAAKINHPFYCVFMGTNIKDKANLLLNYGIDEVFVYDDPELKHFRIEPYTAVMEDFINKIKPTIVLVGATSIGRSLAPRVAARFRTGLTADCTVLDVDENTDLAQIRPAFGGNIMAHIYTPNNRPQFATVRYKVFSAPEIDCEAKGKVTVCDIAKEKLASGIKVLEVRMKEKVKSIEDAEVIVVAGSAVKKAEDLEMVKQLADKLGGMVGVTRPLIEAGLADPRLQIGLSGRTVKPKLIITCGVAGAIQFVAGMDKSDYIVAINTDENAPIFNVAHYAIVGDMFEIIPKLIQQLDAKANAAATKSVC; from the coding sequence ATGGCCAGAATAGTAGTAAACCAAAGTCTTGTCACAAGCCCTGAAGAATTAATGAAACTTTGTCCCTTTGGGGCAATGGAATGGGATAATGAGTATCTAACAATTAATGCCGCATGTAAAATGTGTCAAATTTGCGTTAAAAAAGGTCCTGAAGGTGTATTTACCTGCGAAATTGATGAAGAAGCACCGGCTATTGATAAGGGTAAATGGCGCGGCATTGCTGTTTATGTTGATCATTTAGAGGGCGACATTCATCCTGTTACGCTCGAGTTAGTAGGCAAAGCTAAGGAAATGGCGGCAAAAATCAATCACCCGTTTTATTGTGTATTTATGGGTACCAATATTAAGGATAAAGCCAACTTACTATTAAACTATGGTATTGACGAAGTCTTTGTTTATGATGATCCTGAGCTTAAACATTTCCGGATTGAACCGTACACTGCTGTTATGGAAGACTTTATTAATAAGATTAAACCAACAATTGTGTTGGTTGGCGCTACCAGTATCGGGCGGTCGCTTGCCCCAAGGGTTGCCGCACGGTTCAGAACAGGTCTTACAGCTGACTGCACGGTGCTCGATGTTGATGAAAACACTGACTTGGCTCAAATACGCCCAGCTTTTGGCGGTAATATAATGGCGCATATTTATACTCCGAACAACCGGCCGCAGTTTGCTACGGTGCGTTATAAAGTATTTTCCGCTCCGGAAATTGACTGTGAGGCTAAAGGTAAAGTTACAGTCTGTGATATTGCCAAAGAAAAACTTGCTTCCGGCATAAAAGTGCTCGAAGTACGAATGAAAGAAAAAGTCAAGAGCATCGAGGATGCTGAGGTAATTGTTGTTGCCGGCAGTGCAGTTAAAAAAGCCGAAGATCTTGAAATGGTTAAACAACTTGCCGATAAATTAGGCGGCATGGTAGGTGTGACTAGACCGCTGATTGAGGCTGGCTTAGCTGATCCTAGACTTCAGATAGGGTTGAGCGGTCGTACCGTTAAACCTAAACTTATAATTACCTGCGGCGTTGCAGGCGCTATCCAATTTGTAGCCGGTATGGACAAGTCTGATTATATTGTAGCAATTAATACTGATGAAAATGCTCCTATCTTTAATGTTGCCCATTATGCGATAGTTGGCGATATGTTCGAGATTATTCCCAAACTAATCCAGCAGCTTGACGCAAAGGCAAATGCAGCGGCAACAAAATCTGTTTGTTAG